In Bacteroidota bacterium, the following are encoded in one genomic region:
- a CDS encoding outer membrane beta-barrel protein, with protein sequence MVFISQAPAFAQADSTRLHKLEARLKMLEMQTAANSHKINIYEKQTFYLYQSLPEGDSTESKFKIGGFGEAYFALYSDSTGTEFQKFPTSAPRNRQFGLNMLYLSAQYSSNKARGNLGLQFGDIPLSSWDPRLNMIQEANIGLRFHPKIWLDAGFFRTHIGMESIQPRENVTTSIAVTTYFEPYFLSGAKLSFLASEKLTLQVQAFNGFNNFIENNRNKAFGASAIYVFGPKAAVTLNSIFSNEATDGMVAKNRLYNDIYYVYRGEKVDFGAEFNFGMQTNSGLADSTAMAFIYSGILLAKYKFEHFGIYARGEFFEDSDEILTGPVENSNHQLVGINLVAGTLGIEFKPLPNAYLRLESRYLQTTELEDIFYWKGEFHHYRLEGITALGVWF encoded by the coding sequence TTGGTTTTCATTTCCCAGGCCCCTGCATTCGCACAAGCAGACAGCACGCGGCTTCACAAACTCGAGGCACGGCTGAAAATGCTGGAAATGCAGACGGCAGCCAACAGTCACAAGATCAACATTTACGAAAAGCAGACCTTTTACCTCTATCAATCGCTTCCTGAGGGAGATTCCACCGAATCCAAATTCAAAATCGGCGGATTCGGGGAGGCCTATTTTGCCCTTTACAGCGATTCGACCGGCACCGAATTCCAAAAATTTCCGACGTCAGCCCCGCGCAACCGCCAATTCGGGCTCAATATGCTCTATCTCTCAGCGCAGTATTCGAGCAACAAGGCAAGGGGTAATCTTGGCCTGCAATTCGGAGACATTCCACTGAGCAGTTGGGATCCACGATTGAACATGATTCAGGAGGCCAATATCGGGTTGCGTTTTCATCCTAAAATCTGGCTCGATGCCGGCTTTTTTCGCACGCATATCGGCATGGAGAGCATTCAACCGCGTGAAAACGTGACCACAAGCATTGCGGTCACCACCTATTTCGAGCCTTATTTTCTGAGTGGGGCGAAGCTCAGTTTCCTGGCCTCGGAGAAATTGACGCTGCAGGTGCAGGCATTCAACGGATTCAACAATTTCATCGAAAACAACCGCAACAAAGCCTTTGGCGCCTCTGCAATCTATGTTTTTGGTCCGAAGGCGGCTGTCACGCTGAATTCGATTTTCTCGAACGAGGCCACAGACGGAATGGTGGCAAAAAACAGACTCTACAATGATATCTACTATGTCTACCGCGGGGAAAAGGTGGATTTCGGTGCCGAATTCAATTTCGGAATGCAGACGAATTCAGGGTTGGCGGATAGCACGGCAATGGCATTCATCTACAGTGGGATCCTCCTTGCGAAATACAAATTCGAGCATTTTGGCATCTATGCGCGAGGTGAATTTTTTGAGGACAGCGACGAAATCCTGACGGGTCCCGTCGAAAATTCCAACCACCAACTGGTAGGCATCAACCTTGTCGCGGGAACGTTAGGAATCGAATTCAAACCCCTTCCCAATGCCTATTTGCGGCTGGAAAGCAGGTACCTGCAAACGACAGAATTGGAGGACATTTTCTATTGGAAAGGCGAATTCCACCATTACCGCCTCGAAGGAATCACCGCGCTTGGGGTTTGGTTTTGA